A genomic stretch from Deinococcus metalli includes:
- a CDS encoding glycoside hydrolase family 15 protein has protein sequence MMPTFTLVGDEHAAPGGAGLPPTWSSSDKDSVTTSLGPARVWATLGHGMLNEVYWPSTGQPQLRDLGLYLVGEGGRWVDLRRERHYELSTPAPHLPLPTVVHRPSPGFDGPDYELSLEVIPDPLRDALLLRYALRGPYRVVMIVSPHLDASTPENVAWVDGALFAHQHRHVLCVAADVPFTHASAGVVGTSDGWQDLHAHGELTWAYTRAGPGNVALSAELGAAHGTVALGFSNTARGAWTLARSSLAEGPDAARTACVQAWSTWAQPLRIPAPDATLGHLAQFSAAVLRMHEDRTYPGAVVASLSTPWGNHTDALGGYHLVWPRDATLAAFALIAADQIEDARRILARFIATQQADGHWPQNNYPSGDPYWTGLQLDETAFPVLLAAKLRELGSAEVSGTTDMVRRALGFVARTGPTSDQDRWEENPGVNPFTVAVAVAALVAGATWLTGEERDDALRLADEWNERLDSWCYVTGTPLAQELGVSGYYVRLAPPQQEGGVTGQVLLRNRMGETVPASALVSLDFSYLPRLGLRAATDERVRDTVRVVDHLLREDTPSGPLYHRYNGDGYGEYDDGRPYDGSGRGRLWPLLSGERGHLALQAGEDPLPYLEVIARCASPGGLLPEQVWNGPALPEWGLQPGRPSGSAMPLVWAHAEFLKLLIARHSGRPAELLASVEERYATPRPAAEWRWRNETPFTVLPAGRALTVESPVPFTLHVGWDGWQDVQDVEAAPGSFGVWLVRLGRDALTGRGSVQFTRRFESGWEGTDHHVSVQGTTSAAQPGQLRTH, from the coding sequence ATGATGCCCACCTTCACGCTCGTCGGGGACGAGCACGCGGCGCCCGGCGGAGCGGGCCTGCCGCCCACGTGGAGCAGCAGCGACAAGGACTCCGTGACGACCAGCCTGGGGCCGGCGCGCGTGTGGGCCACGCTGGGCCACGGCATGCTGAACGAGGTGTACTGGCCGTCCACCGGGCAGCCGCAGCTGCGCGACCTGGGCCTGTACCTGGTGGGCGAGGGGGGCCGCTGGGTGGACCTGCGCCGCGAACGACACTACGAACTGAGCACCCCCGCGCCGCACCTGCCGCTGCCGACCGTGGTCCACCGCCCGTCGCCGGGCTTCGATGGACCGGATTACGAGCTGAGCCTGGAGGTGATCCCGGACCCGCTGCGCGACGCGCTGCTGCTGCGCTACGCGCTGCGCGGGCCGTACCGCGTGGTGATGATCGTGTCGCCGCACCTGGACGCCAGTACGCCCGAGAACGTGGCGTGGGTGGACGGCGCGCTGTTCGCCCACCAGCACCGGCACGTGCTGTGCGTCGCGGCGGACGTGCCGTTCACGCACGCGTCGGCCGGGGTGGTGGGCACCTCGGACGGCTGGCAGGACCTGCACGCGCACGGCGAACTCACGTGGGCGTACACCCGGGCCGGGCCGGGCAACGTGGCCCTCAGCGCGGAACTGGGCGCGGCGCACGGCACGGTCGCGCTGGGCTTTTCCAACACCGCGCGCGGCGCGTGGACGCTGGCGCGCTCCAGCCTGGCCGAGGGGCCCGACGCGGCCCGCACGGCGTGCGTGCAGGCGTGGAGCACGTGGGCGCAACCGCTGCGTATTCCCGCGCCGGACGCCACGCTGGGCCACCTGGCGCAGTTCAGCGCGGCGGTGCTGCGCATGCACGAGGACCGCACGTATCCGGGCGCCGTCGTCGCCAGCCTCAGCACCCCATGGGGCAACCACACGGATGCGCTGGGCGGCTACCACCTGGTGTGGCCGCGCGACGCGACCCTCGCGGCCTTCGCCCTGATCGCCGCGGACCAGATCGAGGACGCGCGGCGCATCCTGGCGCGCTTCATCGCCACACAGCAGGCGGACGGGCACTGGCCGCAGAACAACTACCCCAGCGGCGATCCGTACTGGACCGGCCTGCAACTGGACGAGACGGCCTTCCCCGTACTGCTGGCCGCGAAACTGCGTGAACTGGGCAGCGCCGAGGTGAGCGGCACCACCGACATGGTGCGCCGCGCGCTGGGCTTCGTGGCCCGCACCGGGCCCACCAGCGACCAGGACCGCTGGGAGGAGAACCCCGGCGTGAATCCCTTCACGGTGGCGGTGGCCGTGGCCGCGCTGGTGGCGGGGGCCACGTGGCTGACCGGCGAGGAGCGCGACGACGCCCTGCGCCTCGCGGACGAGTGGAACGAGCGGCTGGACAGCTGGTGCTACGTGACCGGCACGCCGCTGGCGCAGGAGCTGGGGGTGTCCGGCTACTACGTGCGTCTCGCCCCGCCGCAGCAGGAGGGCGGCGTGACCGGGCAGGTGCTGCTGCGCAACCGCATGGGAGAAACGGTGCCAGCGTCTGCGCTGGTCAGCCTGGATTTCTCGTACCTGCCGCGCCTGGGCCTGCGCGCCGCCACCGACGAGCGCGTGCGCGACACCGTGCGCGTGGTGGACCACCTGCTTCGCGAGGACACGCCCAGCGGCCCCCTCTACCACCGCTACAACGGCGACGGCTACGGTGAGTACGACGACGGCCGGCCCTACGACGGCAGCGGCCGGGGCCGCCTGTGGCCGCTGCTGAGCGGCGAGCGCGGCCACCTCGCCCTGCAGGCTGGCGAGGACCCCCTGCCGTACCTGGAGGTCATCGCGCGCTGCGCGAGTCCGGGCGGTCTGCTGCCCGAGCAGGTCTGGAACGGCCCGGCCCTGCCGGAGTGGGGCCTGCAACCCGGCCGGCCGTCGGGGAGCGCCATGCCGCTCGTGTGGGCGCACGCGGAGTTCCTGAAACTGCTGATCGCGCGGCACAGTGGCCGCCCGGCAGAGCTGCTCGCCAGCGTGGAGGAACGCTACGCCACGCCGCGCCCGGCCGCCGAGTGGCGCTGGCGCAACGAGACGCCCTTCACCGTCCTCCCGGCGGGCCGCGCCCTGACCGTCGAAAGCCCTGTGCCATTCACGCTGCACGTGGGCTGGGACGGCTGGCAGGACGTGCAGGACGTCGAGGCCGCGCCGGGATCCTTCGGGGTGTGGCTGGTGCGCCTGGGACGGGACGCGCTGACCGGCCGCGGCTCGGTGCAGTTCACCCGCCGCTTCGAGAGCGGCTGGGAGGGCACCGACCACCACGTCAGCGTGCAGGGCACAACGTCTGCGGCACAGCCGGGCCAACTCCGGACACACTGA
- a CDS encoding uridine kinase family protein, whose product MMKLPPEEPAFGPWTAVAVDALLASWQPTFPDDRPAVIAVDGRSAGGKSTLADVLWRAVPGAAVVHTDDLAWHHAFFDWADLARDGVLVPVHAGQAVHYRPPAWSNRGREGAIVVPAGCPLVILEGVGAARRDLMPWIDVVVWVQSDVEKARTRGLLRDGGTAEAAAFWDEWMAEEQPFVARERPWDRAAVIVSGMPDLDHDPVTQVVVAARR is encoded by the coding sequence ATGATGAAGCTGCCACCGGAAGAACCCGCCTTCGGACCGTGGACCGCCGTGGCCGTGGACGCCCTGCTGGCGTCGTGGCAGCCGACGTTCCCGGACGACCGGCCCGCCGTGATCGCGGTCGATGGGCGCAGCGCGGGCGGCAAATCAACCCTGGCAGACGTGCTGTGGCGGGCGGTTCCCGGCGCCGCCGTGGTCCACACGGACGACCTCGCGTGGCACCACGCCTTCTTCGACTGGGCTGACCTGGCCCGCGACGGCGTGCTTGTTCCCGTCCATGCCGGTCAGGCCGTGCACTACCGCCCGCCCGCGTGGTCTAACCGTGGCCGCGAGGGCGCCATCGTCGTGCCGGCCGGATGTCCGCTGGTCATCCTGGAGGGCGTGGGCGCAGCCCGCCGGGACCTGATGCCGTGGATCGACGTCGTGGTGTGGGTACAGTCGGACGTCGAGAAGGCCAGAACGCGCGGCCTGCTGCGGGACGGTGGCACTGCGGAGGCGGCCGCCTTCTGGGATGAGTGGATGGCCGAGGAGCAGCCCTTCGTTGCGCGGGAACGGCCGTGGGACCGGGCGGCCGTGATCGTCTCGGGTATGCCGGACCTCGACCACGACCCGGTCACGCAGGTCGTGGTGGCCGCCCGGCGCTGA
- a CDS encoding isocitrate lyase/PEP mutase family protein — protein MSHPTADRARQLLDLHTQPEILVLPNVWDVVSAQVVAATPGVHALATASHSIASTFGYPDGERIPLDLHLDMVRRIVQAVSLPVSMDMESGYGHPGDTARRAIEIGVVGGNLEDGMRPLGEAVAAVQAVMDAGRAAGVDFVLNARTDAALRADPQAPRSSVIEEVITRGRAFLDAGAPVVFVPGLVARDEIQEVSDAFGPRKLTLISVPGASLPARELQALGVSRLSTGPFTQRVALTALQDAAAEIVAGGTLPAGTRPLN, from the coding sequence ATGTCCCACCCCACCGCCGACCGCGCCCGCCAGCTCCTCGACCTTCACACCCAGCCGGAGATCCTGGTGCTGCCCAACGTCTGGGACGTCGTGTCCGCCCAGGTCGTCGCCGCCACCCCCGGCGTGCACGCGCTCGCCACGGCCAGCCACTCCATCGCCTCGACCTTCGGCTACCCCGACGGCGAGCGCATTCCACTGGACCTGCACCTCGACATGGTCCGCCGCATCGTTCAGGCCGTGAGCCTCCCGGTGTCGATGGACATGGAGTCCGGCTACGGCCACCCGGGCGACACCGCGCGCCGCGCCATCGAGATCGGCGTGGTGGGCGGCAACCTGGAAGACGGCATGCGGCCCCTCGGAGAAGCGGTGGCCGCGGTGCAGGCCGTCATGGACGCGGGGCGCGCCGCCGGCGTGGACTTCGTGCTGAACGCCCGCACGGACGCGGCGCTGCGCGCTGATCCACAGGCGCCGCGCTCCAGCGTGATCGAGGAGGTCATCACGCGTGGCCGCGCGTTCCTGGACGCGGGCGCGCCCGTCGTGTTCGTGCCGGGCCTGGTGGCGCGCGACGAGATCCAGGAGGTCAGCGACGCCTTCGGCCCGCGGAAACTGACCCTGATCAGCGTGCCCGGCGCCAGCCTGCCGGCCCGCGAGTTGCAGGCGCTGGGCGTGTCCCGCCTGTCGACCGGCCCGTTCACGCAGCGCGTCGCCCTGACCGCGCTTCAGGACGCGGCCGCTGAGATCGTCGCGGGCGGCACGCTGCCCGCCGGTACCCGTCCCCTGAACTGA
- the zwf gene encoding glucose-6-phosphate dehydrogenase: MVTAPRADALVFFGATGDLAYKQIFPALQGLVRRGTLTVPVIGVAKSGWTLDDLRARARDSLASHGGVDEAAFATLSGLLRYIDGDYADPETFTRLRAELGAAEHPMHYLAIPPSLFGTVTQHLAASGCAQGARIVVEKPFGHDLASARALNETIHQVFPESSVYRIDHYLGKEAVQNMLYLRFANRLFEPLLNREHVQGIQITMAEAFGVAGRGHFYEETGAIRDVVQNHMLQVVALLMMEAPSHPGQEAIRDSAAQLLKSVRSLTPQDVVRGQMTDYHAEPGVAPGSTVETYAAARFHVDSWRWAGVPVDVRVGKELPVTCTAVTVTFRAPPLTPFGPAPAANALHLQLTPGVQVTLDVNTKRPGAGLSGEAAQLVLHQQAWDGMAPYERLLGDALAGDATLFAREDEVEEAWRIVDAVLTPTPPLPYAPGTWGPAAADALLGADGPWINPVPDGGGPPPDPATPAAHGSAANPAPRVTQALAGGVGE; the protein is encoded by the coding sequence ATGGTGACGGCGCCCCGGGCGGACGCGCTGGTGTTCTTCGGAGCAACCGGCGATCTGGCGTACAAGCAGATCTTTCCCGCATTGCAGGGTCTGGTGCGGCGCGGCACGCTGACCGTGCCCGTGATCGGCGTGGCGAAAAGCGGGTGGACGCTGGACGACCTCCGGGCCCGCGCGCGCGACAGCCTCGCCTCGCACGGCGGGGTGGACGAGGCCGCGTTCGCCACCCTGAGCGGCCTGCTGCGCTACATCGACGGCGATTACGCGGACCCAGAGACCTTCACGCGGCTGCGCGCCGAGCTGGGTGCGGCAGAGCACCCCATGCACTACCTGGCGATTCCGCCCAGCCTGTTCGGGACGGTCACGCAGCACCTCGCCGCGAGCGGCTGCGCGCAGGGCGCGCGGATCGTGGTGGAGAAGCCCTTCGGTCACGATCTGGCGAGCGCACGCGCGCTGAACGAGACCATCCACCAGGTGTTCCCGGAGAGCAGTGTGTACCGCATCGACCACTATCTGGGCAAGGAGGCGGTGCAGAACATGCTGTATCTGCGCTTTGCCAACCGGCTGTTCGAACCGCTCCTGAACCGCGAGCACGTGCAGGGCATCCAGATCACCATGGCCGAGGCCTTCGGCGTGGCGGGCCGCGGGCACTTCTACGAGGAGACCGGCGCGATCCGCGACGTGGTGCAGAACCACATGCTTCAGGTGGTGGCGCTGCTGATGATGGAGGCGCCGTCGCACCCGGGCCAGGAGGCGATCCGCGACAGCGCGGCGCAGCTCCTGAAATCCGTGCGCAGCCTCACGCCGCAGGACGTGGTGCGCGGCCAGATGACCGACTACCACGCCGAGCCGGGGGTGGCGCCGGGCTCGACCGTCGAGACCTACGCCGCGGCGCGCTTCCACGTCGACTCCTGGCGCTGGGCGGGCGTGCCGGTGGACGTCCGGGTGGGCAAGGAGCTGCCGGTGACATGCACGGCCGTGACCGTAACGTTTCGCGCGCCGCCGCTCACGCCGTTCGGACCGGCGCCGGCCGCCAACGCGCTGCACCTGCAACTCACGCCGGGCGTGCAGGTCACGCTGGACGTGAACACCAAGCGCCCCGGCGCGGGCCTGAGCGGCGAGGCCGCGCAGCTCGTGCTGCACCAGCAGGCGTGGGACGGCATGGCGCCGTACGAGCGCCTGCTGGGCGACGCGCTGGCCGGCGACGCCACGCTGTTCGCGCGGGAGGACGAGGTGGAGGAAGCGTGGCGGATCGTGGACGCGGTCCTGACGCCCACGCCGCCCCTGCCGTACGCGCCGGGCACGTGGGGTCCAGCGGCGGCCGACGCCCTGCTCGGCGCGGATGGCCCGTGGATCAATCCCGTGCCGGACGGGGGCGGCCCGCCGCCGGACCCGGCCACTCCGGCGGCGCACGGCAGCGCCGCGAACCCTGCGCCGCGCGTCACGCAGGCGCTGGCGGGCGGGGTGGGCGAATGA
- a CDS encoding tetratricopeptide repeat-containing diguanylate cyclase: MARCKSDSETLWHERLRTPHALRERLGSDTDGRVAVLSAYVEWRDGAYAEALAALGRAAATLVPFHPRWLARMLNLRGVVMLHTGQPAAALAYFQQQLHLAQWAADPEMEGLAHNDIGVLLVWDDPQRAAERYRAAYDVFRAAGPDHGAHLGLSAFNLSVAYREQGDAVQSEALLLHAEDLVRRARAWPYWVGIVSQRALRLAESGRTAEALASFTAALEQHPDLPLESARYLRFFHAKVLVMAGDPAGALAILDDLHVWLITRRDMLDDVLDVRAHAHAALGDLAAAYATMRELLDTVQARHRLEREVQLKALETVHRTEEARRSAQRLRDQTEVLRSLHDELHHLSLTDELTGLRNRRHFLQWCARRLAEQLPLALAFVDVDHFKVVNDRAGHAAGDRVMREVAALLHTLENDGCVVARLGGDEFVVASVAGSPDDLAARLEVIRQRCEQRAWAEWLPGIPVTLSVGVAMAHADVSTSLRRADEAMYEAKQAGRNRVVVLPAP, from the coding sequence GTGGCACGCTGCAAGAGCGATTCCGAGACGCTGTGGCACGAGCGGCTGCGAACTCCCCACGCGCTGCGCGAGCGGCTGGGCAGCGACACCGACGGGCGGGTCGCGGTGCTCTCGGCCTACGTGGAGTGGCGCGACGGTGCGTACGCGGAGGCGCTGGCCGCCCTGGGCCGCGCCGCGGCCACGCTGGTGCCCTTCCACCCCCGCTGGCTGGCGCGGATGCTGAACCTCAGGGGCGTGGTGATGCTGCACACCGGCCAGCCGGCCGCGGCCCTGGCGTATTTCCAGCAGCAGCTCCACCTCGCCCAGTGGGCGGCCGATCCCGAGATGGAGGGCCTGGCCCACAACGACATCGGCGTGCTGCTGGTCTGGGACGACCCGCAGCGCGCCGCCGAACGCTACCGCGCGGCGTACGACGTCTTCCGGGCGGCGGGGCCGGACCACGGCGCCCACCTCGGCCTGAGCGCCTTCAACCTCAGTGTGGCGTACCGCGAACAGGGTGACGCGGTGCAGAGCGAGGCGCTGCTGCTCCACGCCGAGGACCTCGTGCGGCGGGCGCGGGCGTGGCCGTACTGGGTGGGGATCGTCAGCCAGCGGGCGCTGCGGCTGGCCGAGAGCGGCCGGACTGCCGAGGCCCTGGCGTCCTTCACGGCGGCGCTGGAGCAGCACCCGGATCTGCCATTGGAGAGCGCCCGGTACCTGCGGTTCTTCCACGCCAAGGTGCTGGTCATGGCAGGCGACCCGGCGGGCGCGCTGGCCATCCTGGACGACCTGCACGTCTGGCTGATCACCCGCCGCGACATGCTGGACGACGTCCTGGACGTGCGGGCCCACGCGCACGCAGCGCTGGGAGACCTGGCCGCCGCGTACGCCACCATGCGCGAGCTGCTGGACACCGTCCAGGCCCGGCACCGGCTGGAGCGGGAGGTGCAGCTCAAGGCGCTGGAGACCGTGCACCGCACCGAGGAGGCCCGGCGCTCCGCGCAGCGCCTGCGGGACCAGACCGAGGTGCTCCGGAGCCTGCACGACGAACTCCACCACCTCAGCCTGACCGACGAGCTGACCGGACTGCGCAATCGCCGGCATTTCCTGCAGTGGTGTGCGCGGCGCCTGGCAGAGCAGTTGCCACTGGCGCTGGCCTTCGTGGACGTCGATCACTTCAAGGTGGTGAACGACCGGGCCGGGCACGCCGCCGGCGACCGTGTGATGCGCGAGGTCGCGGCGCTCCTGCACACGCTGGAGAACGACGGCTGCGTGGTGGCGCGCCTGGGCGGGGACGAGTTCGTGGTGGCCAGCGTCGCCGGGTCGCCCGACGACCTCGCCGCCCGTCTGGAGGTGATCCGGCAGCGCTGCGAGCAGCGGGCGTGGGCCGAGTGGCTGCCGGGCATCCCGGTCACCCTGAGTGTGGGCGTGGCGATGGCGCACGCGGACGTGTCCACCTCGCTGCGCCGGGCCGACGAGGCAATGTACGAGGCCAAACAGGCGGGCCGCAACCGCGTCGTCGTCCTCCCGGCCCCCTGA
- a CDS encoding aldo/keto reductase, which translates to MATTRRTDIHEHGQEDGHMEYTKLGTTGLDVSRICLGCMGFGDPERWIHKWVLDEERSRPVIRHALELGVTFFDTANVYSLGRSEEIVGRALRDYARRDEVVIATKVHGTMRDGPNGGGLSRKAILSEIDHSLARLGTEYVDLYQIHRWDPLTPIEETMEALHDVVRAGKARYIGASAMWAWQFQRALHVAERRGWTRFVSMQDHLNLLYREEEREMLPLCRAEGIGVIPYSPLASGRLTREWSADRTLRSETDQIARSKYDATADTDQQVVERVADLARRRDVPRVHIALAWLLQKSPVTAPIIGATKISHLDDAVGALSVTLTADEVAYLEEPYVPHPVVGHQ; encoded by the coding sequence GTGGCGACGACCCGCCGCACCGACATCCACGAGCACGGCCAGGAGGACGGTCACATGGAGTACACGAAGCTCGGCACCACCGGCCTGGACGTCTCGCGGATCTGCCTGGGATGCATGGGCTTCGGGGACCCCGAACGCTGGATTCACAAGTGGGTGCTCGACGAGGAGCGCAGCCGCCCGGTCATCCGCCACGCCCTCGAACTGGGCGTCACCTTCTTCGACACTGCCAACGTGTATTCCCTCGGCCGCAGCGAGGAGATCGTGGGACGCGCGCTGCGCGACTACGCCCGGCGGGACGAGGTCGTGATCGCCACGAAGGTCCACGGCACCATGCGCGACGGTCCCAACGGCGGCGGGCTGTCGCGCAAGGCGATCCTCAGCGAGATCGACCACAGCCTCGCGCGGCTGGGCACCGAGTACGTCGACCTGTACCAGATCCACCGCTGGGACCCGCTCACGCCCATCGAGGAGACCATGGAGGCCCTGCACGATGTGGTGCGGGCCGGGAAGGCGCGGTACATCGGGGCGTCGGCCATGTGGGCGTGGCAGTTTCAGCGGGCGCTGCATGTGGCCGAGCGGCGCGGCTGGACACGGTTCGTGTCGATGCAGGATCACCTGAACCTGCTGTACCGCGAGGAGGAGCGCGAGATGCTGCCGCTGTGCCGTGCGGAGGGCATCGGCGTCATCCCGTACAGCCCGCTGGCGTCCGGCCGACTCACGCGCGAGTGGTCGGCGGACCGCACGCTGCGCTCCGAGACCGACCAGATCGCCCGCAGCAAGTACGACGCGACGGCCGACACCGATCAGCAGGTGGTGGAGCGTGTGGCAGACCTGGCCCGGAGGCGCGACGTGCCGCGGGTGCACATCGCCCTGGCGTGGCTGCTCCAGAAGTCGCCGGTGACCGCGCCGATCATCGGGGCGACGAAGATCAGCCACCTGGACGATGCCGTCGGCGCTCTGTCGGTGACGTTGACAGCGGACGAGGTCGCGTATCTGGAGGAACCGTACGTGCCGCACCCCGTGGTGGGCCACCAGTAA
- a CDS encoding TetR/AcrR family transcriptional regulator: MTGHLTTRDRILDVAQHLVQQRGFSSVAYRDISTALGIRNASIHHHFPSKTDLGTALVQRYRARTEALLAHLSAAEPSPYQRLLQYLTAYQDVVRDDGRICLCAQLVAEDCVLPSAVQHEVGAFFALSEDWLTRTLDEGQRLGEVQCPDSPADTAVGLLATIEGAMLLARAARSPQRFEHLTQRALAALRAPTPRSP; encoded by the coding sequence GTGACCGGTCACCTCACCACCCGCGACCGCATCCTGGACGTGGCGCAGCACCTCGTCCAGCAGCGCGGCTTCTCCTCCGTCGCGTACCGCGACATCAGCACCGCCCTGGGCATCCGCAACGCCAGCATCCACCACCACTTCCCCAGCAAGACCGACCTGGGCACCGCGCTGGTGCAGCGCTACCGTGCCCGGACCGAGGCCCTGCTCGCCCACCTGAGCGCCGCCGAGCCGTCTCCCTACCAGCGCCTGTTGCAGTACCTCACGGCGTATCAGGACGTCGTCCGCGATGACGGCCGCATCTGCCTGTGCGCCCAGCTCGTCGCGGAGGACTGCGTGCTGCCGTCTGCCGTCCAGCACGAGGTCGGCGCGTTCTTCGCGCTCAGCGAGGACTGGTTGACCCGCACCCTTGACGAGGGGCAGCGGCTCGGGGAAGTGCAGTGCCCGGATTCGCCCGCCGACACCGCCGTGGGCCTCCTCGCCACCATCGAGGGCGCGATGCTTCTGGCCCGCGCCGCCCGCTCTCCCCAGCGCTTCGAGCACCTCACCCAGCGTGCCCTCGCGGCCCTGCGCGCCCCCACCCCCCGGAGTCCGTGA
- a CDS encoding ROK family protein: MSGPRPRRAAAGAEPPTTRARSSRKRPASPALAILSVDIGGTHVKFRVNTGPEVRRFDSGPDLTPAAMCAQLLAQTGDWTFDVISLGYPGPVLHGKPVLEPHNLAPGWVGFGYAAALRHPVKLVNDAAMQALGSYRGGRLLFLGLGTGLGSAMIVDGILEPMELAHLPYRKHTYEDYVGLRGLKKHGKKKWRGYVLEVVELLRAALEPDEVVLGGGNAPLMHDLPPGVRLGDNANAFPGGFRLWDDDVNARPHVPEGR; encoded by the coding sequence ATGAGCGGGCCGCGTCCCCGCCGCGCGGCGGCAGGAGCCGAGCCGCCCACAACGCGTGCGCGGTCGTCCCGCAAGCGCCCGGCCTCCCCTGCCCTGGCCATCCTGAGCGTGGACATCGGCGGCACGCACGTGAAGTTCCGCGTGAACACCGGTCCCGAGGTGCGCCGCTTCGATTCCGGCCCGGACCTCACCCCGGCGGCCATGTGCGCGCAGCTCCTGGCGCAGACGGGCGACTGGACCTTCGACGTGATCAGCCTCGGGTATCCCGGGCCGGTGCTGCACGGCAAGCCGGTGCTGGAGCCGCACAACCTCGCGCCCGGCTGGGTGGGCTTCGGGTACGCCGCCGCGCTGCGCCACCCCGTCAAGCTGGTGAACGACGCGGCCATGCAGGCGCTGGGGTCGTACCGGGGCGGGCGCCTGCTGTTCCTGGGCCTGGGCACCGGGCTGGGCAGCGCCATGATCGTGGACGGCATTCTGGAGCCCATGGAACTGGCGCACCTGCCATACCGCAAGCACACCTACGAGGACTACGTGGGTCTGCGCGGCCTGAAGAAGCACGGTAAGAAGAAATGGCGGGGGTACGTGCTGGAAGTTGTGGAACTGCTGCGCGCCGCGCTGGAACCCGACGAGGTGGTGCTGGGCGGCGGCAACGCGCCCCTGATGCACGACCTGCCGCCCGGCGTGCGTCTGGGCGACAACGCGAACGCCTTTCCCGGCGGGTTCCGCCTGTGGGACGACGACGTGAACGCCCGCCCGCACGTGCCGGAGGGCCGCTGA